In Spirochaeta thermophila DSM 6578, the DNA window GCCCCGAGATCCGGTGCCGATGGGTGAGTTCATCCAGCTTCTCCTCCAGCTCGCGGGTCTGTGTGACATCTTCCATGAAACCGATGAACACGGGATGACGCCGCCCGTTCTCCGCGATGTAGACGAGCCCGTACACCTTCACCGTGAGAAACCTGCCCGAGTCCCTCCTCACCCTGCACTCGAAGGAAAACCGCTGTCCCTCCGCCCAGTGTTTGCCCACGAACATCTCCTCCACCCGTTCCCTGTCCATGGGATGGATGTTCTCGAAGAACACCCTCGCAGGATAAGAGACGAAGGGAGAAAGCTCGGGGGCGAAGTGTTCGCAGAACCTCTTGCTGAAAACGAACTCCCCCCGCCACGGGGTATAGCGGAAGAATCCTTCCTCCGCAGTATCGAGGGCGAAGAGAAACTCCTTGGACCGCTCCCGAACCTCCTTCCTGAGGGAGCGCACCACCTCCAGGAACACCCCTGCCGCGAGGAGGAGGAGGTCTCCCATGTATCGGGCCGACACATCCTGGAGATAGAGGCCCCAACCCCCTGAAGCCACGAATTCAGTCGCTCCCACCAACAGCAGGGCCGTGACCACGGGGACGCGCCGGACCCCCAGGAAGTACGCCGTGATGAGGGGAACAAGCCCCACGAGGATCGCATAGGCCCCTGTAACGGACGATCCCACCAGTATGAAGACCACATATCCCAGAAAGGAAATGCCGAGACACACGCCGAGTATCGAAAAGCGAGTCCAGGGTCCCGTCTTCACGAGATGTACCATAGCATGAGAAATTTCGGCCCGCAATTCGATTTTTTATTTTTTTTAGAGATTTTTGAGGTTTTATAGATTCTTGGAAGGTGATTATCCATTATTTGCCACCCGGGAGTACTCTCTAAGTACCTCCAGCAGAAGCTCGAATAGATCCTCCTCCCTATGATTATACCGCCACTCCAATTCTTTCAAGTACAGCGGAAAACGTTCTACACTCACCCCGTGATGCTGGAGCAGCCGCCCTTTCGCATAACTCCAAAACCCCTCTATCCCATTGATGTACACTTTCCCATTCGCAAATCGCTTCCCGTGATCAATCCGCTTGTGCCTGAATCCATAGCTCACAAGCCCATCATAGCTCTTGAACCGGTCGGTATACACAAGCGACCCCCGCTTCACTTTGGCCACTGCCAGTCGTACAAGCTCCTCCGCACTTACCTGCTCCACCACTTCCACCTGCACTTTTCCCCCTCGCTCAAGAATCCCAAACACAGGAATCTTCCCTGCCGCCCCTCTCCCCCTCTTCCCCTTTCTCTTTCCTCCAAAATAACTTTCGTCCATCTCTACTTCACCTTCGAGCAGGCTCTTCCCCTCCTTCTGGGTGTGGACCCATATCGCCTTCCGAAACAATGTGTAGAGCCTCAGCGTCACCTCATAGGAGAGCCGTAACTGCAAAGCCGCCTTGTGGGCGGTAACTTCCATCTCAAAGAGCTTCATTGCCCACAGGATCTTCTCCCAGGAGAGCTTCATCCCCTCGAAGATGCTCCCTCGTCGTATGCTCCACTCTTTCCTGCACTGGTAGCACTTGTACTTCTCTCGTCTCACCTCGCCTATATGCTCACTTCCACAGAAGGGACACCGGGTGTACGTGACGAGGAGACCTTTCTCTCTCAGATAGGAGACCGTTTTCTCTCTATCGCTTGCAAGTGTTGAAAGACTTACGACGTCCATATCCGTGCCACCTCTCTCTTCGGTATTATACCACAGGTGGCTCAAAAATGGTAATCACCTTTAGGAAAATCCAGACAAAGGGGTGTACTGCGCCCATTAAGTCAAGACAAAAAGGGTAGGGAGAAATGGTAGTACCTAAAGGGGTCATGCGACCTCCTCTCCTTGCATCTGCGCCCAAAGGGCCTCATATTCCTCGGGGCTCCTGTACCCTAGCGCACTGTGGACATAGTGCCGGTTGTACTCCTCCGCCCATCCCCTCACCGCCTCTTCCAGCTCCCCCACGTGCTCCCACTCCCGCAGCCACAACAGCTCCTCCTTCATCGTCCGTATCATCCGCTCCGTGTCCGCATTCCCCTTCGGATTGTTGTAGCTCGTGAACACCTGTTCGATCCCCAATACCTCCATCGCCTTCATGAACGACCGGCTCAACGGTTGGCTCCCGTTG includes these proteins:
- a CDS encoding IS1595 family transposase — protein: MDVVSLSTLASDREKTVSYLREKGLLVTYTRCPFCGSEHIGEVRREKYKCYQCRKEWSIRRGSIFEGMKLSWEKILWAMKLFEMEVTAHKAALQLRLSYEVTLRLYTLFRKAIWVHTQKEGKSLLEGEVEMDESYFGGKRKGKRGRGAAGKIPVFGILERGGKVQVEVVEQVSAEELVRLAVAKVKRGSLVYTDRFKSYDGLVSYGFRHKRIDHGKRFANGKVYINGIEGFWSYAKGRLLQHHGVSVERFPLYLKELEWRYNHREEDLFELLLEVLREYSRVANNG